The DNA segment GAGCTGCTAAGGGAATCTGTAACGCATAGGTTAAGTTTTGAAACAAGCCTACCATCAAAATAAAAACTGATACGATAATGGCCACATCTTTAATCCAGGCTTGGCTGAAAAATTGATAGATACTTTCGTGCATCATTTAGACTTCGCTTACCATTAAAAATGCTTTGGCTCTTTGTCCACTGAGTGAAGAAGATTGCGATACTTTTTCAAGTAAAATTTTACCTGCGCTACCCATTTGTATGATATTTTGTATCGCTTTATTGCTGACCAACCAATTGTCATCTTGCAGTAAAATATAAAAAACATCTGTGGCTTCTGGCATAGACACATAAGCACAATCGGCTACAAGTTGCCGAACATGTACATAGTTATCTTGCGCACCAAAATACAAAACATCCTTTCTCAATTTTTTTTTAGATAAGGCGAGCATATGAAACGCCTTAGCCCTAATATATTTGTCACTGTTATTATAATAAGCCAAACCAAGCTCTAAAAGCCTATCGCTATCAATAACATCTTCCACCGCAATCATTGCCGCTATTTTCATGTTACGCTTACTTTCCTGATTTTGGATGAACTGTACAATTTGATCTGAAAAATCTTTGGCAAAATCTTTCAAGACATGACTGGCCATCAAATAGGGGACCTTTTTTTTAATCAATGTCGCAAGTACCTGTTCAAAGGCTTTAAAACTATTAAACTTGGCCAGAGCTTTCATGGCAATAAAATAAATTTGTGGTTTAGCATGCTGCATGCTCTGACATAAAATTGCAAACACCTTTTCATTTTTCCAGTTGGATAACAATTCAAGCGCCACTTGCGATTGCTCTATATTACTATTTTTATGTTGCTTACAACACCACTGATAAAGACCAATTGCTTCAAAAAGCTGTAAAATTTTTTGCCGTTGCTCGCCTTTGAAGTTTTGTAAAAAGTGCTCCCCAACTTGGGCTAAATAGAAATAATCTTTTTTAGATTGAAGCAGTTGTGACTTTGGGTTTTTAAGCCCTTTCATTAAATATATTTGTAAAACTTTTTCTATGGTCTTACAGCGTGCTAAAGCTTTTTGCTTGGCTCGGTCATGAAAAAATCGAACTGCCACCAAACAAAAAAATGCTACGGTTGAAACGCAGGCAAGAATAAGACTAATTTTAACGGTATAACTGTAAAAAAGCTCGGTGTTGGAATAAAATGAGATAATATCAAATTTATTTTTTAGGGTTTCGTACATCAAAAGTTTTTTCTCACATACATGCTAATGACATCACGCAAAAACGAGTTCTTTCTGTTTTCATGGCTGTAGCTGGCAATTAAATCATAATTGGATTTCAGCTTATAACGTCCACCACAGAAAAATGCAGAGGTATCAATCACAACAGCATTATCCGTCTCAGGTGCAAAAGAAACTCCAGCAAAAAGATGCCATGTATTGTTGGGGCTAAACCAGTTGACTCTAGATCCTATGCCATAAAGAAGGTGATCTCTGTTTTCATCCACAATTAAAATAGACTGCGCTTGAACATCAAAGCCCCGTTGCAATAAAATTTTTGTGCCCGGCTTAATCACTCCTATTTTTAAATTTTCATACTGATCGTACTGACCATTTAAAGTTAGTCTCAAACCTGATATTGGCTTATTTTTTTTATAAAAAATTTTAAAATCGAAATTGCTTCTTAGTCTGGTTCTGGGTAAAAATACTGTTGAAAAGCCTTTGCTAAGAGTTAAGTCAAGGGCATGATCTTGTGGACTCACATAAAGCAAGCCCAAGCCATAGTGTTGCTGACTATTATCAAACCGTGTGTAGTTTTGAACATGACCGTGCAGGTTGATATTGTCTCTTATCCAGGTACCGGCAAAGAGTTCTTGCATTTTCCAATCGGGTTGACCGGAACGAGAAATTATACTGTATTGATATCCTAAACCTATATAACTCAAGGGCTTTTTTGTATTTTTAGCCTCAA comes from the bacterium genome and includes:
- a CDS encoding YaiO family outer membrane beta-barrel protein translates to MKKLILALFVLVFCAYAQNDDYDSGIKLYKNKEYAKAQKVFEHLVAQDTSNTELWYLLGLCFRAQSQFEQALQAQNKASALNPSDVYVKIELVRLNLALGNKKKALKYLQQALSLEPGNATSLALEKKIKSIEKVELEAKNTKKPLSYIGLGYQYSIISRSGQPDWKMQELFAGTWIRDNINLHGHVQNYTRFDNSQQHYGLGLLYVSPQDHALDLTLSKGFSTVFLPRTRLRSNFDFKIFYKKNKPISGLRLTLNGQYDQYENLKIGVIKPGTKILLQRGFDVQAQSILIVDENRDHLLYGIGSRVNWFSPNNTWHLFAGVSFAPETDNAVVIDTSAFFCGGRYKLKSNYDLIASYSHENRKNSFLRDVISMYVRKNF